A single genomic interval of Nitrososphaerota archaeon harbors:
- a CDS encoding (2Fe-2S)-binding protein, giving the protein MKQRIKLFVNGDVYEVYTEPNRTLLDVLREDLELTGTKRGCDSGECGACTVLLNGKPVNSCLVLAPEVDGQEVVTIEGISKPGSPLHPVQEAFIEKWAIQCGFCTPGMIISAKALLDRNPDPSEEEIKQALAGNLCRCTGYVKIIEAVKAAAEKMRRSGS; this is encoded by the coding sequence ATGAAGCAGCGAATAAAGTTGTTTGTAAACGGCGATGTGTACGAAGTATATACTGAGCCGAATAGAACCCTTCTAGATGTATTAAGAGAAGATCTGGAGTTAACAGGTACAAAGCGAGGATGCGACAGTGGGGAATGTGGTGCTTGCACAGTTTTGTTAAATGGTAAGCCAGTAAATTCTTGTTTAGTATTAGCACCAGAGGTGGATGGGCAAGAGGTGGTGACAATAGAAGGTATAAGCAAACCCGGTTCGCCTTTACACCCAGTACAAGAAGCATTCATTGAGAAGTGGGCCATACAATGTGGTTTTTGCACACCTGGGATGATAATATCTGCTAAAGCACTTTTGGACCGCAACCCAGATCCCTCAGAAGAAGAAATTAAGCAAGCTTTGGCCGGCAATTTATGCAGATGCACAGGGTATGTGAAGATTATAGAGGCGGTTAAAGCCGCTGCTGAGAAGATGAGGAGGAGTGGAAGTTGA
- a CDS encoding xanthine dehydrogenase family protein subunit M: protein MKSLPQFEYFEPSTLQYAIYLLNKYSDSACVLAGGTDLIVQMRDGKKVPKYVVNIKKIPQLNRIEVGEKGVVIGALTTVNTIHESHIIKEIFPALHQAAGTLASYQVRNRATIGGNLCNASPAADLAPPLLIYSAKLKIVNKSGENVIPIDYFFLGPGKTVLEPGMLLKEIYIPKPNEGNRSVYLKFGTRRAMECAIVSVAASIRLEDGFCKDVKIALGSVAPTPIRAKTAEAELLDKKIDQRLIENAAEAAAKESKPISDIRASAEYRRDMVKVFVKRALYSLVEESGGQ from the coding sequence ATGAAAAGCCTACCGCAGTTTGAATATTTTGAGCCATCCACGCTACAGTACGCTATCTACCTTCTTAACAAGTACAGTGATTCTGCTTGCGTCTTAGCTGGAGGTACAGACCTAATTGTTCAAATGCGTGATGGGAAAAAAGTACCGAAGTATGTTGTGAACATTAAGAAAATTCCTCAATTAAACCGAATCGAAGTGGGAGAAAAAGGCGTAGTAATAGGTGCACTAACTACAGTAAACACAATACATGAGTCACATATAATCAAAGAAATCTTCCCTGCGCTTCACCAAGCAGCAGGCACACTAGCTTCCTATCAAGTAAGAAACAGAGCTACAATTGGAGGGAATCTCTGTAACGCATCCCCTGCAGCAGACCTTGCTCCACCACTTCTCATATATAGTGCGAAGTTGAAGATTGTTAATAAAAGCGGAGAAAACGTAATCCCGATAGATTACTTCTTTCTGGGACCGGGCAAGACAGTATTGGAGCCAGGGATGCTTCTCAAAGAGATCTATATTCCAAAACCTAACGAAGGAAACCGCAGCGTATATCTAAAGTTTGGTACAAGGAGGGCGATGGAATGCGCTATAGTAAGCGTAGCTGCGTCCATTAGATTAGAGGACGGTTTCTGCAAAGACGTGAAGATAGCTTTAGGCTCAGTAGCCCCCACACCTATAAGAGCTAAGACTGCTGAAGCCGAGTTACTTGACAAAAAGATCGACCAAAGGCTAATAGAAAATGCTGCAGAAGCTGCTGCAAAAGAGAGCAAACCCATCAGTGATATCCGCGCTTCTGCAGAATATCGGAGAGATATGGTTAAAGTATTCGTGAAAAGAGCTCTCTATTCGCTCGTTGAGGAGAGCGGGGGGCAGTAA
- a CDS encoding LLM class flavin-dependent oxidoreductase yields MPKKLKIGICPVIVEYDPLDIIKRVPLYEEAGFDLIWEGDHTLPWHHTNGHCSAANIMIEAYLQRTNKIACHYMVAPLGLRNHPVDVALQTATMAILHEGRVGLHVGTGEAMNENTVTGVWPTNAERVARVEEAIQLIKKCWTSQDYFTFEGKYFTTFFYLYDKPKQPIPLIGVAGGVRMAKIAGKYCDGILSLGPPDYFKSVILPAFYAAAREAGKDPDKMEKMAFVDTSYHPDFELALKKARLYGGVLIPECYSIIQDPRVIESRSALVRDDVLISAFNIASKPDQIISRFEEYAKVGVTTVIWAEISPDPWLTPKVCKEHVIPYFS; encoded by the coding sequence ATGCCCAAGAAACTCAAAATAGGTATATGCCCAGTTATAGTCGAATACGACCCACTCGATATAATAAAACGAGTTCCACTCTATGAAGAAGCGGGTTTCGACTTAATTTGGGAAGGTGATCATACATTACCTTGGCATCATACCAATGGTCACTGTTCAGCAGCAAACATAATGATCGAAGCTTATCTGCAGCGCACTAATAAGATCGCTTGCCATTATATGGTTGCTCCTCTTGGCTTAAGAAATCATCCGGTTGATGTGGCGTTACAAACCGCAACCATGGCGATTCTACATGAAGGGAGAGTTGGGCTGCATGTAGGCACAGGAGAAGCTATGAATGAGAATACCGTAACAGGTGTATGGCCTACAAATGCTGAGCGTGTAGCAAGAGTAGAGGAAGCTATACAGCTAATCAAGAAGTGTTGGACAAGCCAAGACTACTTCACTTTCGAAGGAAAATACTTCACCACTTTCTTTTACCTTTATGATAAACCAAAGCAACCTATACCTTTAATCGGTGTAGCTGGCGGTGTAAGAATGGCTAAGATCGCGGGCAAATACTGTGATGGTATCTTAAGCCTAGGACCACCAGACTACTTTAAATCCGTGATCTTACCTGCTTTCTACGCAGCAGCTAGAGAAGCAGGCAAAGACCCAGATAAAATGGAGAAGATGGCCTTTGTGGACACTTCTTACCATCCTGATTTTGAGCTAGCCCTAAAGAAGGCTAGGCTGTATGGCGGTGTTCTCATACCGGAATGCTACTCTATAATACAAGACCCGCGTGTGATCGAAAGTCGTTCAGCTCTTGTTAGAGATGATGTGCTTATATCAGCATTTAATATCGCTTCCAAACCAGATCAGATTATAAGCAGATTCGAGGAATATGCAAAGGTCGGTGTAACTACAGTGATCTGGGCTGAGATAAGCCCAGATCCTTGGCTTACACCAAAAGTCTGTAAGGAGCACGTGATACCTTATTTCAGTTGA
- a CDS encoding ParB/RepB/Spo0J family partition protein, with protein MRRDLGDLNGLMKSIKENGLLQPIIVRPFGEYFEVIAGNRRLECCKRLRWATIPCFVKDVDDKTAFELSLTENVQRKTLNPIEEAEAFKQYVNGYGWGGITDLAHKIGKSVEYVSHRLKLLELPEDVQAKIAAGQIPPSCAQELLWIDDDEVKSQLASKTANLKLAAKKLRSAIKLVKSGLSVEEALIEITDSQSVSYEDEYTKKVKVLEDAILVLRICLVRLDNVIKEAAKYPELRSFLLKKRYTIHRLIDSVIFEKKRIERGAKFN; from the coding sequence GTGCGGAGAGATCTGGGAGATCTAAATGGTTTGATGAAGTCCATAAAAGAAAATGGCTTACTTCAACCAATTATTGTCCGTCCCTTTGGTGAGTATTTTGAAGTAATTGCTGGTAACAGAAGATTAGAATGTTGTAAGAGATTGAGATGGGCAACTATACCTTGCTTTGTCAAAGACGTTGACGATAAAACAGCGTTTGAGTTGTCTTTAACAGAGAATGTCCAGCGTAAGACATTAAATCCTATAGAGGAGGCTGAGGCCTTTAAACAATATGTTAATGGATACGGGTGGGGTGGTATAACAGACCTTGCGCATAAGATAGGAAAAAGCGTTGAATATGTATCACACAGATTAAAGCTGCTTGAACTCCCAGAAGATGTTCAAGCTAAAATAGCCGCAGGTCAGATCCCTCCTAGCTGCGCACAAGAACTGCTTTGGATAGACGATGATGAGGTTAAGAGTCAGCTAGCATCAAAAACAGCAAATCTTAAACTAGCTGCTAAGAAGCTCAGATCTGCAATCAAGCTTGTTAAAAGTGGATTAAGCGTTGAGGAAGCTCTTATAGAAATAACAGATTCTCAAAGTGTCAGTTATGAGGATGAGTATACAAAGAAAGTGAAAGTTCTTGAAGATGCCATCCTTGTGCTACGAATATGTTTAGTTCGCCTTGATAACGTTATAAAGGAGGCTGCGAAATACCCCGAACTCAGATCATTCCTTCTCAAAAAGCGATATACGATACATAGACTAATCGATAGTGTCATATTTGAGAAAAAAAGAATAGAGAGGGGTGCTAAGTTCAACTGA
- a CDS encoding TrmB family transcriptional regulator, with amino-acid sequence MELGNYVYENILEEDKELVEVLKECGLTQLQAKVYLTLVRLGSAYARDLVTKLRVNRVDIYRALRALRSLGLVELQLGNPTRFQRVAPREAIEALLNKKEEALAALKKRSKEIIPKLEALSRQPEVSCQPDKKFFLRLLSGAQVFHRVAELVKDAKYVLKMISPRGLQLHWQSGIYDAEALSAQRGAKIRILTYIGRQNIDCVREYLSIAAIRHIEDLAVRIRYIVIDENQVVLPISSPPQGLRDPVVIWSNSPTLIDSLIHDFETAWSTALDANKRLKELL; translated from the coding sequence ATGGAACTGGGTAATTATGTGTATGAGAATATATTAGAAGAAGACAAGGAACTGGTTGAAGTATTAAAGGAATGTGGTTTAACACAGCTGCAGGCTAAGGTCTATCTGACACTAGTTAGATTAGGTTCGGCTTATGCGAGAGATCTGGTGACGAAGTTAAGAGTTAACAGGGTTGATATCTATCGTGCATTACGTGCTTTACGTAGTCTAGGGTTAGTAGAGTTACAGCTAGGCAACCCTACCCGTTTTCAACGTGTTGCACCAAGAGAGGCTATCGAAGCTCTTCTTAATAAGAAAGAAGAAGCTTTAGCTGCTCTCAAAAAGCGTAGTAAAGAAATCATACCTAAGCTTGAAGCATTAAGTCGGCAACCGGAGGTTTCTTGCCAACCTGATAAAAAATTCTTTCTAAGACTTCTTTCAGGCGCGCAAGTCTTCCATAGAGTAGCTGAGCTAGTAAAAGATGCAAAATATGTTCTGAAGATGATCTCACCTAGAGGATTACAACTACATTGGCAGTCCGGGATATACGACGCTGAAGCTCTTAGTGCACAACGTGGTGCTAAGATAAGAATATTAACTTATATTGGTAGGCAGAATATTGACTGTGTGAGAGAGTATTTGAGTATCGCTGCGATACGTCATATAGAAGATCTTGCGGTGAGAATAAGATATATTGTTATAGATGAGAACCAGGTTGTATTGCCTATTTCATCACCGCCTCAGGGTTTAAGAGACCCTGTTGTGATTTGGAGTAACAGCCCAACTTTAATTGATAGCTTGATTCATGACTTTGAGACCGCTTGGTCAACCGCATTGGATGCTAATAAAAGACTAAAAGAACTTCTGTAA
- a CDS encoding 3-hydroxyacyl-CoA dehydrogenase family protein, with product MSIDQIKTVGVVGAGLMGHGIALVFAQAGYKVLLNDVSKAILDNALLAIEADLKKLTQYGLLSVSDAEKAISRISPVLELREVGRAADFVVEAVTENVDIKRAIFSTLDDSAPSHTILASNTSSIPIALLASATKRPDKVVGTHFWNPPTLLQAVEIVKGERTSDETIRLTKALLEKVGKKPVVVNKDVPGQIGIRILYAIIREATSLVEKGVATPEDIDTVIKETLGTRFPVLGVFELVDLSGVNILYAVSQIVYKDLDNSVEPHSIVKQMVERNELGVKTGKGFYDWSKRSASEVMRIRDEYLVRVLRERRASSR from the coding sequence ATGTCCATTGACCAGATAAAGACTGTTGGTGTTGTAGGCGCTGGACTTATGGGGCACGGTATAGCGCTGGTCTTTGCTCAAGCAGGCTACAAGGTGCTCTTAAACGACGTAAGCAAAGCTATACTTGATAACGCGCTGTTGGCGATAGAAGCCGATCTAAAGAAGCTTACCCAATATGGTCTTTTAAGTGTAAGTGATGCTGAAAAAGCTATCTCAAGGATTTCACCAGTGTTAGAGCTTAGGGAGGTTGGTCGCGCCGCTGACTTTGTAGTAGAAGCTGTTACAGAAAATGTCGATATTAAGCGGGCTATATTCTCAACTTTAGATGATTCGGCTCCTTCACATACAATACTTGCAAGTAACACGTCAAGCATACCTATTGCACTTCTTGCGTCAGCCACTAAACGCCCAGATAAAGTCGTTGGTACACATTTCTGGAACCCGCCTACACTACTTCAAGCAGTAGAGATAGTAAAAGGCGAAAGGACCTCTGATGAAACTATCCGGTTAACTAAAGCGCTTCTTGAGAAAGTAGGAAAAAAGCCCGTCGTAGTAAATAAGGATGTCCCTGGTCAGATAGGGATAAGAATACTCTATGCCATCATAAGAGAGGCAACGTCGCTTGTAGAGAAAGGAGTAGCCACGCCAGAAGATATAGATACAGTAATAAAAGAAACATTAGGAACACGCTTCCCAGTTCTGGGCGTCTTCGAATTAGTTGACTTATCAGGTGTAAACATACTTTATGCTGTTTCTCAGATCGTCTATAAGGATCTTGATAACTCCGTCGAGCCCCATAGTATTGTTAAGCAGATGGTTGAACGAAATGAGCTTGGCGTAAAGACAGGTAAGGGTTTCTATGACTGGTCGAAGAGGTCCGCTAGTGAGGTTATGCGTATAAGGGATGAATATTTAGTAAGGGTTCTTCGTGAGCGAAGAGCTTCTTCAAGATAG